One region of Psychrobacter sp. DAB_AL43B genomic DNA includes:
- a CDS encoding ABC transporter ATP-binding protein yields the protein MNDSQINSFDVNKPAMNHLDTDNLLLLDIEHLSVTFGQGARAFRAVDDVSLKIKQGEVVAVVGESGSGKSVTMMALMGLLPSSATVTADRLNFDGKELLTMPAKQKRKIIGKDISMIFQNAMSCLNPSFTVEMQMGEVLTTHLGLRGAAVKQRLLELLELVEMPDAKNRLRVYPHQLSGGMSQRVMIAMALACEPKLLIADEPTTALDVTVQAQIMDLLSRLQREKQMAMVLITHDLGLVAQNSRDVAVMYAGQVVETSTVPEIFQKPAHPYTEALLQAIPELAIGQDRLNSLPGVVPSQYDRPTGCLLSPRCPYKELACEVPPPILKTPNGEVRCIHATLPEHPTRTAQTATLESEI from the coding sequence ATGAACGATTCTCAAATAAATAGCTTTGATGTGAATAAACCAGCAATGAACCATCTTGACACAGATAACCTATTACTCCTCGACATCGAGCATCTATCCGTAACCTTTGGACAAGGAGCGCGAGCATTTCGTGCGGTCGATGATGTCTCTTTAAAAATAAAACAAGGAGAGGTCGTTGCCGTTGTCGGTGAATCTGGCTCAGGTAAATCGGTCACTATGATGGCGCTAATGGGTTTATTGCCGTCCTCTGCTACCGTGACTGCTGACCGTCTTAACTTTGATGGCAAAGAACTCCTAACCATGCCAGCAAAACAAAAGCGCAAGATTATCGGCAAAGATATTTCGATGATATTTCAAAATGCTATGTCATGCCTTAATCCAAGCTTTACGGTTGAGATGCAAATGGGAGAAGTATTAACTACCCATCTTGGCTTGCGCGGAGCAGCCGTAAAACAGCGTCTTTTAGAGTTGTTAGAGCTGGTTGAAATGCCAGATGCTAAGAATCGCCTGCGCGTTTATCCGCACCAACTCTCAGGGGGTATGAGTCAACGGGTTATGATTGCGATGGCATTAGCTTGTGAGCCAAAACTGCTTATCGCTGATGAACCGACGACCGCTCTCGACGTGACCGTTCAGGCTCAAATTATGGATTTGCTCAGTCGCTTACAACGAGAAAAACAGATGGCCATGGTGCTTATCACCCATGACTTGGGTTTAGTCGCGCAAAACTCTCGTGATGTCGCCGTCATGTATGCTGGTCAAGTAGTTGAAACCAGCACAGTGCCAGAAATATTCCAAAAACCTGCTCATCCTTATACCGAAGCCCTACTGCAAGCAATTCCTGAACTTGCAATAGGCCAAGATAGATTGAATAGCTTACCAGGTGTGGTGCCGAGCCAATATGATAGACCAACAGGTTGTCTACTCTCCCCACGTTGCCCATATAAAGAGCTAGCTTGTGAAGTGCCACCACCTATTTTAAAAACCCCAAATGGCGAAGTCCGCTGTATTCACGCAACCCTTCCCGAACATCCTACTCGGACTGCTCAAACCGCTACTTTGGAGTCTGAAATATGA
- a CDS encoding ABC transporter permease, translating into MLLYILRRISILIPVYIGLTLSTFILIRLVPGDAVEIMMGERMVDPELHAQALARLGLDKPLPVQYWDYLTGILQGNFGESFRTRTPILQDFFAHFVPTLELALCAITIASVVGISLGIFAALRRGTWIDYTLMSGALAGYSMPIYLLGPILTGIFAHYLGLLPVSGVISVAQFLDVKPLYGSWLLGSLSSGEPGAFWNVVKHFILPSIALSTIPLAMIARMTRSAMLEVLDEDYVRTARAKGLSPKRVILIHVMRNALITVVTVVGLQMATLLAGAIITETIFSWPGVGNWLLDGFFTRDYPIVQNGILLVATALILVSLMIDILYGFINPRIRHSS; encoded by the coding sequence ATGCTACTTTATATTTTACGCCGGATTTCAATCCTGATTCCGGTCTATATCGGCTTAACCCTATCGACCTTTATCCTGATTCGCCTCGTACCTGGCGATGCCGTTGAGATCATGATGGGAGAGCGCATGGTTGATCCTGAGCTACATGCACAGGCTTTAGCCCGCCTTGGTTTAGATAAACCTTTACCCGTGCAATATTGGGATTATCTCACCGGGATACTGCAAGGTAACTTTGGTGAATCCTTTCGTACGCGAACGCCTATATTACAGGACTTTTTTGCGCATTTTGTGCCGACATTAGAGTTGGCTCTTTGCGCGATTACGATAGCTAGTGTGGTTGGTATAAGCCTAGGTATTTTTGCTGCCCTACGCCGAGGTACATGGATTGACTACACGTTAATGTCGGGAGCACTGGCAGGGTATTCTATGCCTATCTACCTACTGGGCCCTATTCTAACCGGTATCTTCGCCCATTACTTAGGCCTACTACCAGTCTCTGGCGTCATCTCTGTCGCACAGTTCCTAGACGTCAAACCTTTATATGGTTCTTGGCTACTAGGCTCCTTAAGTTCTGGTGAGCCCGGCGCCTTTTGGAATGTTGTAAAGCATTTCATCTTACCCTCGATTGCCCTATCTACCATTCCGCTAGCTATGATTGCTCGTATGACGCGCTCGGCAATGCTTGAGGTGTTAGACGAAGATTATGTACGTACCGCAAGAGCCAAAGGTTTGTCACCAAAACGTGTGATTTTAATCCACGTGATGCGTAATGCGCTCATTACCGTCGTTACTGTCGTGGGATTACAGATGGCAACTTTACTGGCTGGTGCCATTATCACTGAGACTATCTTTAGTTGGCCGGGTGTTGGCAACTGGTTGTTAGATGGCTTCTTTACGCGTGATTACCCCATTGTACAAAATGGTATTTTATTGGTCGCCACCGCACTGATTTTAGTGAGCTTAATGATCGATATTTTGTATGGGTTTATTAATCCTAGAATTCGCCATTCCTCATAG
- a CDS encoding peptide ABC transporter ATP-binding protein, translated as MSHKIVLKADNLHKHYQVSLGLGKGKAFVKALNGISFELEAGKTLAVVGESGCGKSTLARQLTLIEQPTSGELFINDEATTSYNRSALKNLRTEIQMVFQNPYGSLNPRHTIGFQLTEPLDIHTTLSKEEKRTKVHAMMKHVGLRPEHTGRYPHMFSGGQRQRIALARAMMLNPKIVVADEPTSALDVSIQAQVLNLFMDLQDEYHTAYVFISHNLSVVRHVADDVMVMYLGKAVEHGAKDAIYNNPKHPYTIALLSAAPTVTGHKKELTLQGELPSPLNPPSGCALHKRCPYAKPICSEIEPELREWEGRLVSCLRLEEIYG; from the coding sequence ATGAGTCATAAAATTGTCTTAAAGGCAGATAATCTGCATAAACACTATCAAGTATCTCTAGGATTAGGAAAAGGTAAAGCATTCGTCAAGGCGTTGAATGGCATATCATTTGAGCTAGAAGCCGGTAAAACTCTCGCGGTCGTCGGTGAATCAGGATGTGGCAAGTCGACGTTAGCGCGTCAGCTTACTTTGATAGAGCAGCCGACCAGTGGCGAGCTATTTATTAATGATGAGGCAACAACCAGCTATAATAGGAGCGCGCTGAAAAACTTGCGTACTGAGATTCAGATGGTGTTTCAAAACCCTTATGGTAGTCTCAATCCACGCCATACTATTGGTTTTCAGCTGACGGAACCGTTAGACATTCATACTACACTGAGCAAAGAAGAAAAACGCACCAAAGTCCATGCAATGATGAAGCACGTAGGTTTGCGTCCTGAGCATACGGGTCGCTATCCCCATATGTTTTCTGGTGGTCAACGTCAACGTATCGCTCTTGCTCGTGCCATGATGCTTAACCCTAAGATCGTCGTCGCTGATGAGCCGACGTCAGCACTTGACGTCTCTATTCAAGCACAAGTGTTAAATCTATTTATGGACTTGCAAGATGAATACCATACTGCTTATGTCTTTATCTCGCATAACCTCTCAGTTGTGCGTCATGTCGCAGATGATGTGATGGTGATGTATTTAGGCAAGGCTGTTGAGCACGGTGCTAAAGATGCTATTTATAATAATCCTAAACACCCTTATACCATTGCCTTACTCTCAGCAGCACCGACAGTTACGGGACATAAAAAAGAGCTGACGTTACAAGGTGAGCTGCCTAGTCCGCTAAATCCGCCTAGTGGCTGCGCTCTCCATAAACGCTGTCCCTACGCCAAGCCTATATGTAGCGAAATCGAGCCTGAGCTGCGTGAATGGGAAGGACGCTTAGTATCTTGTTTAAGATTAGAAGAGATATATGGATAG
- a CDS encoding ABC transporter substrate-binding protein translates to MQIPFFKLTLLAALTLGVSACSGDNKTANKTADAGSDAKAAKTLIYCSEGSPAGFDPAQYTAGTDFDASAYPIFNGIVQFKRGETEIEPGLAESWEISEDGKTYTLNLRKGVKFGKTDYFTPTRDFNADDIIFTIERLTDTGFAFNKDYPAEFPYSVDMGLPDIIKNVEKVDDYTVKITLSETNAPFLQNLAMPFAYIHSAEYAKQLQDAGKAADLNTKPVGTGPFVFTSYQKDAQIRYAKNPDYWNKDDIHIDNLVFVITKDSAVRAQKIQAGECNVSAYANPSEVDSAKKSGKANVLDDAGFNVGYLGYNTEKPDLKDVNVRRALDMAINKDAIINAVYQGSGIKATNPMPPTQWGYNEDIKDAPYDIEKAKALLAEAGAKNLEIDLWYMPVQRPYNPNAKLMAEMIQSDWAKVGVKAKLVTYEWGEYLKRAGKGEPEAILAGWTGDNGDPDNWLGVLLSCDAVGGNNYSRWCNKDFDKLVTDARAITNQDERIANYRQAQVIFKDQLPWTTVANSVVTVLTTPNVKDYKISPLGSIRFDGVDIE, encoded by the coding sequence ATGCAAATACCTTTCTTCAAGCTCACCTTGCTAGCAGCCCTTACCTTAGGCGTTAGTGCCTGTAGCGGCGATAATAAAACCGCGAACAAAACGGCAGATGCCGGTAGCGATGCTAAAGCCGCTAAGACCCTAATTTACTGCTCAGAAGGCAGTCCAGCCGGCTTTGATCCTGCGCAATATACGGCGGGTACTGACTTCGATGCTAGTGCTTATCCTATTTTTAACGGTATCGTACAGTTCAAACGTGGTGAAACCGAAATTGAACCAGGATTAGCAGAAAGTTGGGAAATTAGCGAAGATGGTAAAACTTATACGCTCAATCTACGTAAAGGCGTCAAATTCGGCAAGACCGATTATTTCACCCCAACGCGTGACTTCAACGCCGATGACATTATCTTTACTATTGAACGCCTAACCGATACAGGCTTTGCTTTTAATAAAGACTATCCGGCTGAATTCCCTTATTCAGTAGATATGGGCTTACCCGATATTATCAAAAATGTCGAAAAAGTTGATGATTATACGGTTAAAATCACTTTGTCTGAGACCAATGCGCCATTCTTACAAAACCTAGCTATGCCATTTGCTTATATACATTCTGCAGAGTACGCCAAGCAATTACAAGATGCTGGCAAAGCCGCTGACCTAAACACTAAGCCCGTTGGTACCGGACCATTTGTCTTTACCTCGTATCAAAAAGACGCGCAGATTCGTTATGCCAAAAATCCTGACTACTGGAATAAAGACGATATTCATATTGATAATCTTGTTTTTGTTATCACTAAAGACTCAGCGGTTCGCGCCCAGAAAATACAAGCTGGCGAATGTAATGTCTCGGCTTATGCTAATCCATCTGAAGTGGACTCTGCTAAAAAATCTGGCAAAGCAAACGTACTAGATGATGCGGGCTTTAACGTCGGTTACTTAGGCTATAACACTGAAAAACCAGACCTAAAAGATGTCAATGTGCGCCGCGCGCTCGATATGGCGATTAATAAAGACGCTATCATCAATGCGGTCTACCAAGGTTCTGGTATCAAAGCCACCAACCCAATGCCACCAACGCAGTGGGGCTATAACGAAGACATTAAAGACGCGCCTTACGATATCGAAAAAGCCAAAGCCTTACTGGCTGAAGCGGGTGCTAAAAACCTAGAAATCGACTTATGGTATATGCCGGTTCAACGCCCTTATAACCCTAATGCCAAGCTAATGGCAGAAATGATTCAATCGGATTGGGCGAAAGTTGGCGTTAAAGCCAAGCTTGTGACGTATGAGTGGGGCGAGTATCTTAAACGCGCTGGTAAAGGCGAACCTGAAGCGATCCTAGCAGGATGGACCGGCGATAATGGCGATCCTGATAACTGGTTAGGCGTTTTATTATCTTGTGATGCGGTCGGTGGTAACAACTACTCGCGCTGGTGTAATAAAGACTTTGATAAGCTGGTGACCGATGCGCGTGCAATTACCAATCAAGATGAGCGTATTGCCAATTACAGGCAGGCTCAGGTCATTTTTAAAGACCAATTACCTTGGACCACAGTTGCCAACTCAGTCGTAACGGTACTAACCACACCTAACGTAAAAGACTACAAAATTAGCCCACTCGGCTCCATCCGCTTTGACGGCGTTGATATTGAATAA
- a CDS encoding ABC transporter permease codes for MKPSVIPSDVAQVAPKPPTSWQLFLYTFCRNKGAVLGFMVLMLMVIIAVLAPTIAPYDPYELFTGKEQLPPSFFSGGDSMFFLGTDDAGRDTLSRVMHGARYSLFIGISATSIAMIVGVSLGLSAAFWPKVWGKAVMLVNDILMSYPSLLLAIIIAAILGPSMTNTIITIALVCTPPFIRLTRATAMVELQREYFIASQVMGAGVLRLLFITILPNCMAPLIVQATMIFSTAILEAGAIGFLGFGVQPPDAEWGAMLGTARQYIQSNVWLAIWPGVAIFLAALSINLTGDGLRDALDPKLKQVS; via the coding sequence ATGAAGCCTTCTGTAATTCCTTCCGATGTTGCGCAGGTTGCACCTAAACCGCCAACGTCTTGGCAGCTATTTTTATACACGTTTTGCCGAAATAAAGGCGCAGTACTGGGTTTTATGGTCTTAATGCTGATGGTCATTATCGCTGTCTTAGCCCCTACCATTGCCCCTTATGACCCTTATGAATTGTTTACCGGTAAAGAGCAGCTACCGCCATCCTTCTTTAGTGGCGGTGATTCGATGTTCTTTTTGGGCACTGATGATGCCGGTCGTGATACGCTCTCTCGCGTCATGCATGGGGCACGTTATTCACTATTTATTGGTATCAGTGCCACTTCAATAGCGATGATTGTGGGCGTATCTTTAGGGCTAAGCGCTGCCTTTTGGCCAAAGGTTTGGGGCAAAGCTGTCATGTTGGTTAATGATATTTTGATGTCTTATCCAAGCTTGTTGCTTGCCATTATTATTGCCGCTATCTTAGGGCCTTCGATGACCAACACCATCATTACGATTGCTTTAGTATGTACGCCGCCTTTTATCAGGTTAACTCGTGCGACGGCAATGGTTGAGCTGCAACGTGAGTATTTTATTGCCTCACAGGTCATGGGCGCAGGCGTATTAAGGTTATTGTTTATTACCATACTACCCAATTGTATGGCGCCATTAATCGTCCAAGCTACCATGATTTTCTCTACTGCTATTTTGGAAGCAGGCGCGATTGGCTTCTTAGGTTTCGGTGTTCAACCACCCGATGCTGAGTGGGGCGCAATGCTAGGTACCGCTCGTCAATATATCCAAAGTAATGTTTGGTTAGCGATTTGGCCGGGTGTAGCGATTTTCTTAGCCGCATTGTCCATCAATTTAACGGGCGACGGTCTGCGTGATGCCTTAGATCCAAAATTGAAGCAGGTATCTTAA